The proteins below are encoded in one region of Helianthus annuus cultivar XRQ/B chromosome 2, HanXRQr2.0-SUNRISE, whole genome shotgun sequence:
- the LOC110887779 gene encoding immune-associated nucleotide-binding protein 9, with translation MEGSSFEGDCEFSSPQTLVLVGRKGNGKSATGNNILGTKIFKSERRSSGVTSTCGLKSTILKDGRRISVIDTPGILSSCVDTEFAEEIINMVIGNGIHAFLVVLSVRSRFSKEEEAAISRLLSFFGSKVYDYMILVFTGGDYLEKDDETLEDFLHDCPEKLKEILSLCENRCVLFDNKTEDQTKRSDQVEKLFSIVNMVSIKNDGKLYNNEMFTEWKKETKEQAPNSQLEISISADLMHEGDYKQIYEMV, from the exons ATGGAGGGAAGTTCATTCGAGGGCGATTGCGAGTTCTCTTCTCCCCAAACTCTTGTTTTGGTTGGAAGAAAGGGCAATGGCAAAAGCGCCACTGGGAACAATATTCTTGGAACAAAAATATTTAAATCTGAGCGCCGTTCATCTGGTGTTACAAGTACTTGTGGGTTGAAATCAACAATATTGAAAGATGGCCGGAGGATAAGCGTGATAGATACACCTG GGATTTTGAGTTCTTGTGTTGATACTGAATTTGCTGAGGAGATTATCAATATGGTTATTGGGAATGGCATTCATGCATTTCTAGTCGTCTTGTCAGTTCGCAGTCGGTTTTCAAAAGAGGAAGAAGCTGCAATAAGTAGACTCTTGTCATTTTTTGGAAGTAAAGTTTATGATTACATGATTCTTGTTTTTACTGGAGGGGATTATCTTGAAAAAGATGATGAGACTTTGGAAGATTTCTTGCATGATTGTCCTGAAAAGTTAAAG GAAATCCTAAGCCTGTGTGAGAATCGTTGCGTCCTTTTTGACAACAAGACGGAAGATCAAACTAAAAGATCAGATCAAGTGGAGAAACTTTTTTCAATTGTAAACATGGTGTCAATAAAGAATGATGGAAAATTATACAACAATGAGATGTTTACTGAATGGAAG AAAGAAACTAAGGAACAAGCTCCAAATTCCCAACTGGAAATATCAATCTCGGCAGATCTGATGCATGAAGGGGATTATAAGCAAATATATGAAATGGTATAG